The following proteins come from a genomic window of Flavobacteriaceae bacterium MAR_2010_188:
- a CDS encoding Uncharacterized conserved protein YafD, endonuclease/exonuclease/phosphatase (EEP) superfamily yields MTVKTFLYGLGIVAIILTLIPLLPFDNWYIRMFDFPHVQLTVVTMIAILAFSLKFKIDSKKEYLFMAVMIGCFIYQFIRIAPYTPIKDVEVLDSTTENEDRTIKLFTANVLQKNREYHHLGKLLDSIDPDIVLITEADEPWRQFIVKNLDGNYPYSKEVPLPNTYGMLLYSKLELINPTVHYQVDDSIPSIMSKVKLRSGDIFQLYSIHPTPPMPQENPKSTDRDAEMMITARLARESDLPVIVLGDFNDVAWSKTTSLFKSTGELLDVRIGRGLYCSFDANNKILRWPLDHLFISEEFRLKEIDLCRDINSDHFPFYSKLTFEPERASEQKPKPPTEEQLEDAQDQLDRFYKDNKDFIKS; encoded by the coding sequence ATGACGGTCAAAACTTTTTTGTATGGATTAGGTATTGTTGCTATAATCCTGACATTAATACCACTTCTTCCTTTTGACAATTGGTATATCAGAATGTTCGATTTTCCTCACGTGCAATTGACCGTAGTTACCATGATTGCCATATTGGCCTTCAGCTTAAAATTTAAGATAGATAGCAAAAAAGAGTACCTATTCATGGCAGTAATGATTGGTTGCTTTATTTATCAATTTATTAGAATTGCGCCTTATACGCCAATTAAGGATGTAGAGGTTTTAGATAGCACGACCGAAAATGAGGATAGGACCATAAAACTTTTTACCGCAAACGTTTTACAGAAAAATAGGGAATACCATCATTTAGGGAAATTGTTGGATTCTATTGACCCAGACATAGTGTTGATTACAGAAGCGGATGAGCCCTGGAGACAATTTATCGTTAAAAACCTCGATGGAAATTATCCTTATAGCAAGGAAGTCCCGTTACCAAATACTTATGGAATGCTACTTTATTCGAAGTTAGAATTGATTAACCCAACAGTTCATTATCAAGTAGACGACAGCATTCCGTCAATAATGTCTAAAGTAAAGTTAAGGAGTGGTGATATCTTTCAATTATACTCCATCCACCCGACGCCACCAATGCCTCAGGAAAATCCGAAGTCGACCGACCGAGATGCGGAGATGATGATTACGGCAAGATTGGCAAGAGAATCTGATTTACCCGTAATTGTTTTGGGCGACTTTAATGACGTTGCCTGGTCTAAAACCACCTCTCTTTTTAAGAGCACTGGTGAATTATTGGATGTTAGGATTGGACGCGGGTTGTACTGTTCTTTTGATGCCAACAATAAAATCTTAAGATGGCCGCTAGATCATTTGTTTATTTCGGAAGAATTTAGATTAAAGGAAATTGACCTTTGTCGAGACATTAATTCTGATCACTTTCCCTTTTATTCTAAGCTAACGTTTGAGCCAGAAAGAGCTTCGGAACAAAAGCCAAAGCCACCCACTGAAGAGCAGCTAGAAGATGCACAAGATCAATTAGATAGATTCTATAAAGACAATAAGGATTTTATAAAGAGTTAG
- a CDS encoding Por secretion system C-terminal sorting domain-containing protein, with amino-acid sequence MNLQSPFKLNTKRIRYTFILLLSCANSFAQQLTVRANLDEQVKESSGLIYLNSELFTHNDSDGEPALYQLDLDSNSVSRKIEIQNAKNVDWEDLAHDETYVYIADLGNNNGNRQDLKIYKVLIADIMDMSKEKISTEVINFSYANQTDFNPSPYDTNFDAETLICYRGSLYIFTKNWSDFKTNIYKLSTDPGDKVIEKIDQLNVNGLISGGVYNSITDEIVLTGYSEENAFIVKLSNIENENFSESTIERTDLLIPSGISYQVEGITYTSAYDYILSSESGIFGNGALMDLNLDNTLKLTSLQIRYKDSIYPNPAKDYVNLSFTDFDEAEIFNAEGKKVKTSKNKKIFVGDLQSGAYIINTKGGKDQAKSFKFIKD; translated from the coding sequence AATCTACAATCACCATTCAAATTGAATACAAAACGTATACGCTACACGTTTATCCTATTACTTTCTTGCGCAAATTCTTTTGCTCAACAACTTACTGTCCGCGCAAATCTAGATGAGCAGGTTAAGGAATCGTCCGGTTTAATTTATTTGAATAGTGAGTTATTTACCCACAATGATTCCGATGGTGAACCGGCACTCTACCAATTGGACTTAGACTCTAATTCCGTCAGCAGAAAAATTGAAATTCAAAATGCTAAAAATGTAGATTGGGAAGATTTGGCCCATGACGAAACTTACGTTTACATTGCAGATTTAGGTAATAATAATGGCAACCGTCAAGATTTGAAAATCTACAAAGTTTTGATTGCGGACATTATGGACATGTCAAAAGAAAAGATTAGCACCGAAGTAATCAATTTTAGCTACGCCAATCAAACCGATTTTAACCCTAGCCCTTACGACACAAACTTTGACGCTGAAACTTTAATCTGTTATCGAGGAAGCTTATATATTTTCACTAAAAACTGGTCAGATTTCAAAACCAATATCTACAAGCTTTCTACCGATCCTGGTGATAAGGTGATTGAAAAAATTGATCAATTAAATGTGAATGGCCTTATTTCTGGCGGAGTTTATAACAGCATCACTGATGAAATTGTTCTTACGGGTTATTCTGAAGAAAACGCCTTTATCGTTAAATTATCTAATATCGAAAACGAAAATTTTTCTGAAAGCACCATCGAGAGAACAGATTTATTGATTCCTAGCGGAATATCTTATCAAGTTGAAGGCATCACTTATACCTCAGCTTATGATTATATATTGAGCTCGGAAAGCGGAATATTTGGTAACGGTGCTTTGATGGATCTTAATTTAGATAATACCCTGAAGCTTACAAGCCTTCAGATTCGGTATAAAGATTCAATTTATCCGAATCCTGCCAAAGATTATGTTAACCTAAGTTTTACAGATTTTGATGAAGCCGAAATTTTTAATGCTGAAGGCAAAAAAGTAAAAACTTCAAAAAATAAAAAAATCTTTGTGGGTGATTTGCAATCTGGTGCTTACATAATTAACACCAAAGGCGGCAAGGATCAAGCAAAATCCTTCAAATTTATTAAAGACTAA